Proteins encoded within one genomic window of Chloroflexota bacterium:
- a CDS encoding glycosyltransferase — translation MQSKQRILILMSDTGGGHRSAAEAIASVFARDFAAQYEVTLLDGIKHGARFPFNQAADWYLPMTTYAEPAWGALFNVSNRIAPTSLRVLKRVLTRKMRPLLQQAAPDLVVSVHPLLTTIPRRVLRALGSHAPFVVVITDLFSIHRLWLDREADLIIAPTQGAYEFARTEGIPPEKLRLTGLPVSLKFLANDHDQRDLRAKLGLDANRRTILLVGGGEGMGPLFPIARALNDAKLPAQLAVIAGRNKPLLKQLQDASWQIPVSLQGFVTNMPDWMRASDVIITKAGPGTIMEAVACGLPILLSGFLPGQEEGNVTFVERSEVGVLRREPSDIARTLREWLAPGNDTLTRFAARARELARPHAALDIASILRATLEDQANR, via the coding sequence ATGCAATCTAAACAACGCATTCTTATTCTAATGTCCGACACCGGCGGCGGACATCGCAGCGCCGCCGAAGCCATTGCCAGTGTCTTTGCGCGCGATTTCGCCGCGCAGTACGAGGTGACTCTGCTCGACGGCATCAAACACGGCGCGCGGTTTCCCTTCAACCAAGCCGCCGATTGGTACTTGCCGATGACGACGTACGCCGAACCGGCATGGGGCGCGTTGTTCAACGTGAGCAACCGCATCGCGCCAACGTCGCTCCGCGTGCTCAAGCGCGTCCTGACACGCAAGATGCGACCGCTCTTGCAACAAGCCGCGCCCGATCTCGTCGTCAGCGTGCATCCGCTCCTCACAACGATTCCGCGCCGCGTGCTGCGCGCGCTCGGTTCGCACGCGCCGTTCGTCGTGGTCATCACCGATCTATTCAGCATTCATCGTTTGTGGCTCGACCGCGAGGCAGACTTGATCATCGCGCCCACGCAAGGCGCGTACGAATTTGCGCGAACCGAAGGCATTCCGCCGGAAAAATTGCGGCTCACCGGTTTGCCGGTCAGTTTGAAATTTCTTGCGAACGATCACGATCAACGCGACCTGCGCGCGAAACTGGGTCTGGACGCGAATCGCCGGACGATTCTGCTCGTCGGCGGCGGCGAGGGCATGGGACCGCTTTTTCCGATCGCGCGCGCGCTGAACGACGCGAAATTGCCGGCGCAACTTGCGGTCATCGCCGGACGCAACAAACCGTTGTTGAAACAATTGCAAGACGCGTCGTGGCAAATTCCCGTTTCGCTCCAAGGGTTCGTTACGAACATGCCGGACTGGATGCGCGCGTCCGACGTGATTATCACCAAAGCCGGACCGGGCACGATCATGGAAGCCGTCGCGTGCGGCTTGCCGATTTTACTGAGCGGGTTTTTGCCGGGGCAGGAAGAAGGCAACGTGACCTTTGTCGAGCGGAGCGAGGTAGGCGTGTTGCGCCGCGAGCCATCGGACATTGCGCGCACGCTCCGCGAATGGCTCGCGCCGGGCAACGACACCTTGACGCGTTTTGCCGCGCGCGCGCGTGAACTCGCGCGTCCGCACGCCGCGCTCGACATCGCGAGCATTTTGCGCGCGACCCTGGAGGATCAGGCAAACCGGTAA
- a CDS encoding extracellular solute-binding protein yields the protein MFPQFFTRHLRAWSAVTLIAASACNSVTPVAAPTNEALTLTFWHAQTGVAAATLDAFADDFHKANPGIVVRGEARPNDGDLLRQGIAAMALNQLPDFIIASDRTVAEFARRDALAPLDGWLNDPRIGLSENERADLIPGLLDAGRASNQLRAFAFDARTVVLCYNANLLVAARADAPRTWDQFSAAARATTRANAHGWTMKPDARVFDALILGRGGSVLNAALTQAQFGDAAGMSVLQMIVALNRGGAATFVETEAAAFDEFAQGRATFLFVTTDQLPGLSDALARTHATFGFGIAPVPQTDPTRPVGVVFGSQIAVFKASDERVRAAWQFARWLVQPAQATRWTQATYALPTRLSARASLATDPNLVLLRGAWHDPLPALRAAPTVKDALWIDAAIVELWTSVAQTADIASALTRATTRVNRLLGQTP from the coding sequence ATGTTTCCACAGTTCTTCACTCGACATCTCCGCGCGTGGAGCGCGGTCACACTCATCGCCGCAAGCGCGTGCAACAGTGTCACGCCGGTCGCCGCGCCGACGAACGAGGCACTCACGCTCACGTTTTGGCACGCGCAAACCGGCGTCGCCGCCGCAACGCTCGACGCGTTCGCCGATGATTTTCACAAGGCGAATCCAGGCATCGTCGTGCGCGGCGAAGCCAGACCGAATGACGGCGATCTATTGCGGCAAGGTATCGCCGCGATGGCGCTGAACCAATTACCCGATTTCATCATCGCCAGCGACCGCACGGTTGCCGAGTTTGCGCGCCGCGACGCGCTCGCGCCGCTCGATGGATGGCTGAACGATCCCAGGATTGGGTTGAGCGAAAACGAACGCGCCGATCTCATCCCCGGCTTGCTCGACGCCGGACGCGCATCGAATCAACTCCGCGCCTTTGCTTTCGACGCGCGCACCGTCGTGCTGTGCTACAACGCGAATTTGCTCGTCGCCGCGCGTGCGGACGCGCCGCGCACGTGGGATCAGTTCAGCGCCGCCGCGCGCGCCACGACGCGTGCGAACGCGCACGGCTGGACGATGAAACCAGACGCGCGCGTATTCGACGCGCTGATCCTGGGTCGCGGCGGCAGCGTACTCAACGCTGCGCTAACGCAAGCCCAGTTCGGCGACGCGGCGGGCATGTCGGTTTTGCAAATGATCGTCGCGTTGAATCGCGGCGGCGCGGCAACGTTCGTCGAAACCGAAGCGGCGGCGTTCGACGAGTTCGCACAAGGGCGCGCCACGTTCTTGTTCGTCACGACCGATCAACTGCCTGGGTTGTCCGATGCGCTCGCGCGCACACACGCGACGTTTGGGTTCGGCATCGCGCCCGTACCGCAAACCGACCCGACGCGCCCGGTCGGCGTGGTCTTTGGCTCGCAGATCGCGGTGTTCAAAGCGTCGGATGAACGCGTGCGCGCGGCGTGGCAATTCGCGCGCTGGCTTGTGCAACCGGCGCAAGCCACGCGCTGGACGCAAGCCACCTACGCGTTGCCGACGCGTTTGTCCGCGCGCGCGTCGCTTGCAACCGACCCGAATCTCGTCTTGTTGCGCGGAGCGTGGCACGATCCACTGCCCGCGCTGCGCGCCGCGCCGACGGTCAAAGACGCGCTGTGGATTGACGCCGCCATCGTCGAACTGTGGACGAGCGTCGCGCAGACCGCCGATATCGCCAGCGCGTTGACACGCGCGACGACGCGCGTTAATCGTTTGCTGGGGCAGACTCCCTGA
- a CDS encoding inositol monophosphatase — translation MSTRYQIARRAARAAGKVLREKFEHPREIKLKGRRDIVTDADYAADHALRQIIHAQFPNDAFLSEEDSAETREQLWANARAENGIYLWIADPLDGTTNYAHRVPFFSTSLALFHADRVELGAVYDPLRGELFAAARGKGATLNGKPIRVTDTRVFEEGIAATEWARAAAIRRRTADVFKRTVVRAMSGRALGSAALSLCYIAAGRLSTYFHLSLSSWDVAAAALIVEEAGGRVTTPAGDAWTVHSQSYVATNGHLHKQMMRCFK, via the coding sequence ATGTCCACGCGTTATCAAATCGCTCGCCGCGCCGCGCGCGCGGCGGGCAAGGTTCTGCGCGAAAAATTCGAGCACCCGCGCGAGATCAAATTGAAAGGCAGACGCGACATTGTGACCGACGCGGATTACGCCGCCGATCACGCGTTGCGTCAAATCATTCACGCGCAATTTCCCAACGATGCGTTTCTGTCGGAAGAAGATTCGGCAGAGACGCGCGAGCAACTGTGGGCGAACGCACGCGCGGAAAACGGAATCTACCTGTGGATCGCCGATCCGCTCGACGGCACGACGAATTACGCGCACCGCGTTCCGTTCTTTTCGACCTCGCTCGCGCTGTTCCACGCGGATCGCGTGGAACTCGGCGCGGTCTATGATCCACTGCGCGGCGAGTTATTCGCCGCCGCGCGCGGAAAGGGCGCGACGTTGAACGGCAAACCGATTCGCGTGACCGACACGCGCGTGTTCGAAGAAGGCATCGCCGCGACCGAGTGGGCGCGCGCCGCGGCAATTCGCCGACGCACCGCCGATGTGTTCAAACGCACGGTCGTCCGTGCGATGAGCGGACGCGCGCTCGGCAGCGCCGCGCTGTCGCTCTGTTACATCGCGGCGGGACGCTTGAGCACGTACTTTCACTTGTCGCTCTCATCCTGGGATGTCGCCGCCGCCGCGTTGATCGTCGAAGAAGCCGGCGGACGCGTGACTACGCCGGCCGGCGACGCGTGGACGGTGCATTCGCAATCCTATGTCGCGACGAACGGACATCTCCACAAGCAAATGATGCGTTGTTTCAAATGA
- a CDS encoding carboxypeptidase regulatory-like domain-containing protein, whose translation MSEEKRFPAQVLAGSIATILFLALAFSARAQSPTAHITGVVLDAQTGAPVANARVNAAGAETFTDSRGAFTLANLAIAAPYELATIRVTAPGYGGWTMRDALLYPGVTRTLTIHLGLEDETIVAGLPRALTSDQPFDWRGNSPRVPRYYSNDILPLTIKVGITDYAHCGDWVSAGMPVKRVDVIDFKTYVKNVLPNEWYAAWGNDAPNSLRAGALAIKSFAWWRVNLGGVRPLGAEVVDNTCDQRYIPNTNDPRTDAAVDETWDYLMRRNAQVIEIHYLATVAQCQTSPYQPCMPQWGTYYDALDGMDWRAIAHRYYDPVAISPEWSFFPIIQK comes from the coding sequence GTGAGCGAAGAAAAAAGATTCCCGGCTCAAGTGCTTGCCGGCAGTATCGCGACGATCCTTTTCCTCGCGCTCGCGTTCTCCGCGCGCGCGCAATCGCCAACCGCGCACATCACCGGCGTCGTCCTCGACGCGCAGACCGGTGCGCCGGTTGCGAACGCGCGCGTGAATGCCGCCGGCGCGGAAACCTTCACCGACTCGCGCGGCGCGTTTACGTTGGCGAATCTTGCCATCGCAGCACCGTACGAGTTGGCGACGATTCGCGTGACTGCGCCGGGCTATGGTGGGTGGACGATGCGCGACGCCTTACTTTATCCTGGTGTGACGCGCACACTAACAATTCATCTCGGTTTGGAAGATGAAACGATTGTCGCCGGCTTGCCGCGCGCGCTGACCAGTGATCAGCCGTTCGATTGGCGTGGGAATTCGCCGCGCGTGCCGCGCTATTATTCCAACGACATTCTGCCGTTAACCATCAAAGTTGGCATCACCGATTATGCTCATTGCGGTGATTGGGTCAGCGCGGGCATGCCCGTGAAACGCGTGGATGTGATAGATTTCAAAACGTACGTGAAGAATGTTTTGCCGAACGAGTGGTACGCGGCGTGGGGAAACGATGCGCCGAATTCGCTCCGCGCGGGCGCGCTGGCGATCAAATCGTTCGCGTGGTGGCGCGTCAACCTGGGCGGCGTGCGCCCGCTCGGCGCGGAAGTCGTGGACAATACGTGCGACCAACGGTACATCCCCAACACGAACGATCCGCGCACCGATGCCGCCGTGGACGAAACCTGGGATTACTTGATGCGGCGCAACGCCCAGGTCATCGAGATTCATTATCTCGCCACCGTCGCGCAGTGCCAGACGTCGCCGTACCAACCGTGCATGCCGCAGTGGGGCACGTACTACGACGCGTTAGATGGAATGGACTGGCGCGCCATCGCGCATCGTTACTATGACCCAGTCGCCATTTCACCAGAGTGGTCTTTTTTCCCGATCATTCAAAAATAA
- a CDS encoding BtrH N-terminal domain-containing protein: MKLISNFTHAPGVHCGSTALGDLARYQGLALSEAMCFGLGSGLGFAYFPNTRSSPSRLFHGRTLTLEQDFCAHLGLDYETGAEKVPAMLWQIARAWVDADTPVLLAVELNQLPYYQTRTSFPGHRVVLAGYDDARATAFLADTHFPGLQPIAYDALLAALDIRAGTFPARDTWLAIRPVRPRVPLVDATRAALRDNARAMNLDRAPHLAIMGMETLAEDFENWADAPDWEWCARFGYQIIEKRGTGGGAFRKLYAAYLREAEARDDALRAARLAETMAELADEWTAFAAVLKRVSEEKERALFADASRAIRRLALREEHFWGRVMDLTA; this comes from the coding sequence ATGAAACTCATCTCCAATTTTACCCACGCTCCCGGTGTTCACTGCGGCTCGACCGCGCTCGGCGATCTCGCGCGTTACCAGGGACTCGCGTTGAGCGAGGCGATGTGTTTTGGTCTAGGCAGCGGCTTGGGGTTTGCGTATTTCCCCAACACGCGCAGCTCGCCCTCGCGCCTATTTCACGGACGCACCCTCACACTCGAACAGGATTTTTGCGCGCACCTGGGCTTGGATTACGAAACCGGCGCGGAGAAAGTTCCGGCGATGCTGTGGCAGATCGCCCGCGCGTGGGTGGACGCCGATACGCCCGTGTTGCTCGCGGTCGAGTTGAATCAGTTGCCGTACTATCAAACGCGCACTTCGTTTCCGGGACATCGAGTTGTGCTCGCCGGGTATGACGATGCGCGCGCTACCGCGTTTCTTGCCGACACGCATTTCCCCGGCTTGCAACCCATCGCGTACGACGCGCTGCTTGCCGCACTCGACATACGCGCCGGGACGTTTCCCGCGCGCGACACCTGGCTGGCGATCCGCCCGGTGCGTCCGCGTGTGCCGCTCGTGGATGCCACGCGCGCGGCGTTGCGCGATAACGCGCGCGCGATGAATCTCGACCGCGCGCCGCACCTCGCGATCATGGGCATGGAAACATTGGCGGAGGATTTCGAAAATTGGGCGGACGCGCCGGACTGGGAGTGGTGCGCGCGGTTCGGTTATCAGATCATCGAAAAGCGTGGGACGGGCGGCGGCGCATTTCGCAAACTTTACGCCGCGTATCTGCGTGAGGCGGAAGCGCGCGACGACGCGTTGCGCGCCGCGCGCCTCGCCGAGACGATGGCTGAACTCGCGGACGAGTGGACGGCGTTCGCCGCAGTGCTCAAACGTGTGTCGGAAGAAAAGGAGCGCGCGTTGTTTGCCGATGCCAGCCGCGCGATCCGGCGACTCGCGCTGCGCGAGGAACATTTCTGGGGACGCGTGATGGATTTGACCGCGTGA
- a CDS encoding sigma-70 family RNA polymerase sigma factor, which translates to MDLETEKRLIEDAKSNPLAFGELYDIYYPPISNYLLHRLPRAEVAQDIASEVFFKAMTKLRTFSWRNLSFSSWLYKIANNEIKMYYRRKERSFFSLDFLFDQQNFELPDSSDIEQDWIAAEEELARNEKFKQAQKHLLALPLIYQEVLALRFFEGKSLAEISEITGKNLNTVKSLLSRGTEQVRIRMTRRNGSEP; encoded by the coding sequence ATGGATCTTGAAACAGAAAAACGCTTGATTGAAGATGCCAAAAGCAACCCGCTTGCGTTTGGTGAACTTTACGATATCTATTACCCCCCAATCTCCAATTATCTTCTTCACCGCTTGCCCCGCGCCGAAGTCGCGCAAGACATCGCCTCCGAAGTCTTCTTCAAAGCGATGACCAAGCTGCGCACGTTTTCCTGGCGCAACCTCTCTTTTTCTTCGTGGCTCTACAAGATCGCGAACAACGAAATCAAGATGTATTACCGAAGAAAGGAACGGAGTTTCTTTTCTCTGGATTTTCTTTTTGACCAGCAAAATTTCGAATTGCCTGACTCGTCGGATATCGAACAGGACTGGATCGCGGCGGAAGAAGAACTAGCGCGGAACGAAAAGTTCAAACAAGCTCAAAAGCATCTTCTCGCGCTTCCACTGATCTATCAAGAAGTTCTTGCTCTGCGTTTCTTTGAAGGGAAGAGTCTGGCGGAAATTAGCGAGATCACCGGTAAGAATCTGAACACGGTCAAGTCTCTGCTTTCCCGCGGGACCGAACAAGTGCGAATACGAATGACCCGGCGAAATGGGAGTGAACCATAG
- a CDS encoding molybdopterin-dependent oxidoreductase, translating to MNKKLTRRDFVRLLVLSAGGAALAACQRATEPIATATRAPEPIALPTRAAPTPEIARATATPVASPVMPTVVSPPSVTPATRSVPITPIKEFYTVSYGQDPFQVPKDWELAITGLVDKPLALSLDDIKAMPAVTEMRTLECISNSVGGELISNGVWKGVRLKDVLARAGVKPSAQYIKLEAYDGLDTGIPLDLGMHANALLVYEMNGEPLPIAHGAPLRCLFPGRYGMKQPKWIQTITLVDSLYRGYWEKQGWSNDAFILPNSRIDDPQDNAIVTTPTITLSGIAFSGEEGIAKIEIVWNDRSDWQETRLTRGPSPYVWTIWEWTGPAPKPGKHQLSVRVTTNSGKAQTRSEQASMFGEAFPNGTDKTHSIVIEFRG from the coding sequence ATGAATAAAAAATTGACGCGCCGCGATTTTGTGCGGCTGTTGGTATTGAGCGCCGGCGGCGCGGCGCTTGCCGCATGCCAACGCGCGACCGAGCCAATCGCGACGGCGACGCGTGCGCCGGAACCTATCGCACTGCCGACGCGCGCCGCGCCCACGCCGGAAATCGCGCGTGCAACCGCGACGCCAGTCGCATCGCCAGTTATGCCCACAGTTGTTTCGCCGCCGAGCGTGACTCCTGCCACGCGCTCAGTCCCGATTACGCCGATCAAGGAATTCTACACCGTGTCGTACGGACAAGATCCGTTCCAAGTTCCGAAAGATTGGGAACTCGCGATTACCGGTCTGGTGGATAAACCACTCGCGCTTTCGCTCGACGACATCAAGGCGATGCCGGCAGTGACCGAGATGCGAACGCTTGAGTGTATCTCGAACTCGGTGGGCGGTGAATTGATTTCGAACGGCGTGTGGAAAGGCGTGCGCTTGAAAGATGTGCTCGCGCGAGCCGGCGTCAAGCCGAGCGCGCAGTACATCAAACTCGAAGCGTACGACGGTTTGGACACCGGCATTCCGCTCGACCTGGGAATGCACGCGAACGCGTTACTCGTCTACGAAATGAACGGCGAACCTTTGCCGATTGCGCACGGCGCGCCGTTGCGTTGTTTGTTTCCGGGACGGTATGGAATGAAGCAACCCAAATGGATTCAAACGATCACCCTCGTGGACAGTTTGTATCGCGGGTATTGGGAAAAGCAAGGTTGGTCGAACGACGCGTTCATTCTGCCCAACTCGCGGATTGACGATCCGCAAGACAACGCGATTGTCACGACGCCGACGATCACACTTTCGGGCATTGCGTTCAGCGGCGAGGAGGGTATCGCGAAAATTGAGATCGTGTGGAATGATCGGAGTGATTGGCAGGAAACCAGGTTGACGCGTGGACCGTCGCCGTACGTGTGGACGATTTGGGAGTGGACGGGTCCTGCACCCAAACCGGGCAAACACCAGTTGTCTGTGCGCGTGACGACCAATTCCGGCAAGGCGCAAACGCGCTCGGAACAAGCAAGCATGTTCGGCGAAGCATTTCCGAACGGCACGGACAAGACGCACTCGATTGTGATCGAGTTTCGCGGATAG
- a CDS encoding HAMP domain-containing histidine kinase encodes MLFVVLWILAPVGALALAAFWLGASRDDLIFLAQIFLVSETVSLALGWAAYRVGLRLGIASVQLKIALTFALGLGVTLLNILFASMPMFLSAHDSGLLIVLLFFATFVALGFGQLMARSITGSLAQLADSAENIAAGDWTTRARVQSRDEVEQVADAFNRMAQQLGAMQAREKELELARRALVAAVSHDLRTPLTSLRAMIEAINDGVVTEPETVKHYLMLAQNEIQSLSRLVDDLFELTQLDAGALNWTTEPGSLRDLISDTLETMQAQAALKQVTLSGQVDASVDPVPINALKMQRVLSNLLQNAIRHTPAGGAVSVCARVRDQCVQVEIADTGEGIAPNDLPHIFEPFYRGEKSRARDGSGAGLGLAIARGIVETHGGTIRAESEAGKGSRFVFTLPK; translated from the coding sequence ATGCTGTTCGTCGTCTTGTGGATTCTCGCGCCGGTCGGCGCGCTGGCGCTCGCGGCGTTTTGGCTCGGCGCGTCGCGCGACGATTTGATTTTTCTCGCGCAAATTTTTCTCGTTTCCGAAACGGTGTCGCTCGCGCTCGGCTGGGCGGCGTACCGCGTTGGCTTGCGCCTGGGTATCGCGAGTGTGCAATTAAAGATCGCGCTGACATTCGCGCTGGGTCTTGGCGTGACGCTCCTCAACATCTTGTTCGCTTCGATGCCGATGTTTCTCTCCGCGCACGACAGTGGGTTGTTGATCGTGCTCCTTTTTTTCGCGACGTTTGTCGCGCTGGGATTCGGTCAATTGATGGCGCGCTCGATCACCGGCAGTCTCGCGCAGCTCGCGGACAGCGCCGAGAACATCGCGGCGGGCGATTGGACGACGCGCGCGCGCGTGCAATCGCGCGATGAAGTCGAGCAGGTTGCGGACGCGTTCAATCGCATGGCGCAACAACTCGGCGCGATGCAGGCGCGCGAAAAGGAACTCGAACTCGCGCGGCGCGCGCTCGTCGCCGCGGTATCGCACGATTTACGCACGCCGCTCACCTCGCTCCGCGCGATGATCGAGGCGATCAACGACGGCGTGGTGACGGAACCGGAAACGGTCAAGCATTATTTGATGCTCGCGCAAAACGAGATTCAGAGTTTGTCGCGTTTGGTGGACGATCTGTTCGAGTTGACGCAACTCGACGCGGGCGCGCTGAATTGGACCACGGAACCTGGTTCGTTGCGCGATTTAATTTCGGACACGTTGGAGACGATGCAAGCGCAAGCCGCGCTCAAGCAAGTCACGCTGTCAGGTCAAGTGGATGCGTCGGTTGATCCCGTACCGATCAACGCGCTCAAGATGCAACGCGTGTTGTCGAATCTGTTGCAGAACGCGATTCGACATACGCCGGCGGGTGGCGCGGTTTCGGTGTGTGCGCGCGTGCGCGACCAGTGTGTCCAGGTCGAAATCGCGGACACCGGCGAAGGCATCGCGCCGAACGACCTCCCGCACATTTTCGAGCCGTTCTATCGCGGCGAAAAATCGCGCGCGCGCGATGGAAGCGGCGCGGGGCTGGGTCTCGCGATCGCGCGCGGCATTGTCGAGACGCACGGCGGAACGATTCGCGCGGAAAGCGAAGCGGGCAAAGGCAGTCGTTTTGTGTTTACGCTACCCAAATGA
- a CDS encoding response regulator transcription factor, whose translation MSSERILVVDDEPQVVEVLRLYLTRDGFRVQTARDGQAALDAFYAQPPDLIVLDLMLPKVDGLDVFKRIRAKHATPIIMLTAKGDELDRLLGLELGADDYIVKPFSPREVVARVKNVLRRVTTPPDNGAGKTIALGDLRIDPTTRLVQVNDRAVDVTSKEFDLLYFLAQHPGQVFTRAQLLDKVWGYEFFGDASTVTVHVRRLREKIEADAANPCYLATVWGVGYKFESGKR comes from the coding sequence ATGAGTAGCGAACGCATTCTCGTCGTAGACGACGAACCCCAAGTTGTCGAAGTTCTGCGGCTTTACCTCACGCGCGATGGATTTCGCGTGCAGACCGCGCGCGATGGACAAGCCGCGCTCGACGCGTTTTACGCGCAACCACCGGACTTGATCGTGCTCGATTTGATGCTGCCCAAAGTGGATGGTCTCGACGTGTTCAAGCGCATTCGCGCGAAACACGCAACGCCGATCATTATGCTGACCGCGAAAGGCGACGAACTGGATCGCTTGCTCGGACTCGAACTCGGCGCGGACGATTACATCGTCAAGCCGTTCAGCCCGCGCGAAGTCGTCGCGCGCGTCAAGAACGTGTTGCGCCGAGTAACGACTCCGCCGGACAATGGCGCGGGTAAAACGATTGCCTTGGGCGATTTGCGGATTGACCCGACGACGCGCCTCGTCCAAGTGAATGATCGCGCGGTGGACGTGACGAGCAAGGAATTCGATCTACTCTATTTTCTCGCGCAACATCCGGGGCAAGTGTTCACGCGCGCGCAGCTGCTCGACAAGGTGTGGGGGTACGAGTTCTTTGGCGATGCGAGCACCGTGACGGTTCACGTGCGGCGACTGCGCGAAAAAATCGAAGCGGACGCGGCGAACCCGTGTTACCTGGCAACCGTGTGGGGCGTCGGCTACAAGTTTGAGAGCGGTAAGCGGTAA
- a CDS encoding redoxin domain-containing protein: MRDWHNKYHAQGLVVIGVHSPEFGYEQDVANVQRAINELNIPYAVALDNDFSIWKAYKVWAWPSMYILDKRGAIRFTHVGEGAYAESERVIQELLKEPS, encoded by the coding sequence TTGAGGGATTGGCACAACAAATATCACGCGCAAGGTCTCGTCGTGATCGGCGTCCACTCGCCCGAGTTTGGGTACGAGCAGGATGTCGCCAACGTGCAACGCGCGATCAACGAGTTGAACATTCCGTACGCGGTCGCGCTCGATAACGATTTTAGCATCTGGAAAGCGTATAAAGTCTGGGCATGGCCCTCGATGTACATCCTCGACAAGCGCGGAGCGATTCGGTTCACGCATGTCGGCGAAGGCGCGTACGCGGAATCGGAGCGCGTGATTCAAGAATTGTTGAAAGAACCATCATAA
- a CDS encoding 1-acyl-sn-glycerol-3-phosphate acyltransferase: MSRVPLRHRIYVAFVTGFFWLYFRLYHQLRVEGLEHLPKHGPLLVTPNHVSVLEVLALGTTIARQDLIPGIHLWAVAKQELFVNPILAWFARGIGMFPVDRERSDMSAMRAMLTVLRDGNLLAVAPEGTRSPTGQLQAFQPVIAKIAITRRIPILPVGATGPERALPVGAKFPRPVQITLRIGPVFELDEFYDTELTPAQTDRASWVMRDHVAALLPKWMRELPPNSGRLGARKL; this comes from the coding sequence ATGTCTCGCGTGCCACTGCGCCATCGAATCTATGTCGCTTTTGTCACTGGATTTTTTTGGCTCTATTTCCGGCTCTATCACCAATTGCGCGTCGAAGGTCTCGAACATCTTCCCAAGCACGGACCTCTGCTTGTCACCCCCAATCACGTGAGCGTGCTCGAGGTGCTCGCGCTCGGCACGACGATTGCGCGGCAAGACCTTATCCCCGGCATTCACCTCTGGGCGGTCGCCAAACAAGAATTGTTCGTCAATCCGATTCTCGCGTGGTTTGCGCGCGGCATCGGCATGTTTCCGGTGGACCGCGAACGCAGCGACATGTCCGCGATGCGGGCGATGCTCACGGTTTTGCGCGACGGCAATTTGCTCGCGGTCGCGCCTGAAGGCACGCGTAGTCCGACTGGACAGCTTCAGGCGTTCCAACCGGTCATCGCGAAAATCGCGATTACGCGCCGCATCCCGATTCTGCCGGTCGGCGCGACGGGACCCGAACGCGCATTGCCGGTCGGCGCAAAATTTCCGCGCCCGGTTCAAATCACGCTTCGCATCGGTCCGGTCTTTGAACTCGACGAATTCTACGATACCGAGCTAACGCCCGCGCAGACCGACCGCGCGTCCTGGGTCATGCGCGATCACGTCGCGGCGCTGTTGCCAAAGTGGATGCGCGAACTGCCGCCCAATTCCGGACGCCTCGGCGCGCGCAAGTTGTAA